The Cryptococcus gattii WM276 chromosome B, complete sequence genome has a segment encoding these proteins:
- a CDS encoding Hypothetical protein (Similar to SGTC gene model, INSD accession EAL22424.1; CNBB3030): protein MKPDTDNDGEYSHDELDLDTRKDSVRNGKGKDDGKEGKEKRSTINRVNRACNNCRRMKMRCVGADEPPCKRCRNSGLECIMEKPGKSTSGGDSGVGEDRIRSLESQVSSIQSTLSDLVTTLRAGISSGASNASGHTPAGVATTTPDHAPPMGGIHIPGTVSGLVLNSSVSPSVPSGTVDPAAHFRHPPVGTPATNYMGPPTSSGFIHSQHSTDPFRPYTSNTRVQPIGLTHTAQNSDTSAPPHFPDAFEEASWQHDVSAIPSNNPRWRASAPHRNDGPKHPTRHMSLPPSRAGSMGPPDIFGPEEIINPLGEMSNMAGLVEAAVERAREEQAAQSTGKAPTPGDPGSGKRGAADMERDQSSDDKEGLSKKTRFASPPPESPPPLGPTVIETQNLPPRAIVPGLWPIPRRLHQHAYPDVVTAGYVSEEEGKELMQIFYTGSSNFIPCYDPAVDTWESLRIRSPFSITAIVWVGARVRDGGGPHSEIQKACLAHAERIAKGTLFHPVHRVEAVQSMVLLSAFQDNGWLPGGHAVRMAVDMGINRSFIHLLRSGMGQGKSKEELEQERTLVVHSRVWFGLYLMEHQMAYGTGRPAIIREDEAIHQCRRLLDHPLSIPSDARLVSTVELTALRSPLHIELTAAPDLPIAESTLRRLKQANQDFDAWERYWDRILTDRFGKCKGDFFRDSLVIQRQYAELFVNSQLLRGIKEPSDVVGMPEEKRTLAIRAMRNAQKCLDICLHSENYRNGLRYAVHYTHVCAAFAASFLIRIARLFPYELNLKKTAKDIEELASVLSDIPAGRYARSLRLILRKARRQKVIPAPSVISSPNRLTVPLPGGHSGKSGDAPGPSGITTFSPSQLVNPSFYLATSPATSVAPGTNVNSAAPNSSMLLNAANQIIGDSPSSVELFEFDSLFAHETMEKAGIPLGENDQLPLFLDGQSLGGSAAPTDTAPYVGLEQFFIPQDVDNRLVDPSLRTEDQQGQGGSMPMDVWW, encoded by the exons TCGCATACGATCACTGGAGAGCCAGGTGTCTTCAATTCAAAGTACACTTTCCGACTTGGTCACCACTCTGCGCGCCGGTATTTCTTCTGGTGCATCGAACGCTTCGGGCCATACGCCTGCGGGTGTGGCCACCACCACTCCTGATCATGCTCCCCCTATGGGTGGTATACATATCCCTGGAACGGTATCCGGCTTGGTTCTGAACTCCTCTGTTTCTCCTTCAGTGCCCTCCGGCACCGTCGATCCAGCCGCACATTTCCGTCATCCACCAGTGGGTACCCCGGCAACTAATTACATGGGTCCACCCACTTCTTCAGGATTTATTCACAGTCAACATTCAACTGACCCTTTTCGCCCATACACTTCCAATACTCGCGTTCAGCCTATTGGGCTGACTCATACAGCTCAAAATTCGGATACCTCAGCTCCACCGCACTTCCCTGACGCATTTGAAGAGGCATCATGGCAACACGATGTTTCTGCGATCCCTTCCAATAATCCCAGGTGGCGGGCATCTGCTCCACACCGAAATGACGGTCCCAAACACCCCACACGCCACATgtctctccctccttctcgcGCTGGCTCCATGGGTCCACCTGACATCTTTGGTCCTGAGGAAATCATTAATCCATTGGGAGAGATGTCCAACATGGCGGGACTGGTTGAGGCTGCTGTCGAGCGTGCAAGGGAAGAGCAGGCTGCTCAATCGACAGGCAAGGCGCCGACACCCGGTGATCCTGGATCTGGAAAGCGAGGAGCGGCGGATATGGAAAGGGACCAGTCATCAGATGATAAGGAAGGATTATCCAAGAAAACAAGATTTGCGTCCCCGCCTCCAGAGTCACCGCCTCCTCTAGGCCCAACAGTAATAGAGACTCAAAATCTTCCTCCGAGGGCCATCGTTCCAGGCTTATGGCCCATTCCAAGAAGGTTACATCAACATGCCTATCCGGATGTAGTTACTGCTGGCTATGTcagtgaagaagagggcAAAGAGTTGATGCAAAT TTTCTACACCGGGTCGTCCAATTTTATCCCGTGTTACGACCCCGCTGTCGATACCTGGGAATC TCTCCGTATTCGCTCCCCATTCTCCATAACTGCAATCGTCTGGGTGGGAGCCAGAGTTAGGGACGGTGGTG GCCCACACAGTGAAATTCAAAAGGCTTGTCTCGCTCATGCTGAGCGCATAG CAAAAGGCACTCTTTTCCATCCTGTGCACCGTGTCGAAGCCGTCCAGAGCATGGTCCTTCTTTCTGCTTTTCAAGATAATGGATGGTTACCTGGAGGTCATGCCGTAAGAATGGCAGTTGACATGGGGATCAATAGATCTTTTATCCACCTTTTAAGATCTGGCATGGGGCAAGGAAAATCGAAGGAGGAGCTGGAGCAGGAGAGGACATTAGTGGTACACTCCAGAGTTTGGTTTGGG TTATATTTGATGGAACATCA GATGGCGTACGGTACAGGCCGACCTGCAATCATAAGGGAAGACGAAGCTATCCACCAATGCAGACGTCTTCTCGATCATCCACTATCCATCCCCTCTGATGCCAGACTTGTTTCGACAGTCGAGTTGACTGCATTGCGCT CCCCCTTACATATTGAGCTCACTGCAGCGCCAGACCTTCCCATTGCCGAGAGTACCTTGCGAAGGTTAAAACAAGCAAATCAAGATTTTGACGCATGGGAGAGGTATTGGGATAGAATCCTGA CCGATCGTTTTGGAAAGTGCAAGGGAGACTTTTTCCGGGACTCTCTCGTAATTCAGCGTCAATATGCCGA ACTTTTCGTTAATTCCCAACTGCTCCGAGGAATCAAGGAACCGTCTGATGTTGTTGGCATGCCCGAAGAAAAGCGAACTTTGGCCATTCGTGCCATGAGAAATGCTCAAAAATGTCTGGATATTTGTTTACATAGCGAAAAC TATCGCAACGGTTTGCGCTACGCAGTACATTACACTC ACGTTTGCGCTGCCTTTGCAGCTTCTTTTTTGATCCGTATTGCTAGATTGTTTCCCTACGAATTAAACCTGAAGAAAACAGCAAAAGATATTGAAGAACTGGCTTCCGTATTATCAGACA TTCCCGCTGGCCGATATGCCCGCTCTCTTCGACTTATCCTTCGAAAAGCTCGTCGACAAAAGGTAATACCAGCTCCAAGTGTAATCTCTTCCCCCAACAGACTCACTGTACCTTTACCTGGAGGACATTCCGGCAAATCGGGCGACGCTCCAGGCCCTTCTGGAATCACTACATTCTCCCCTTCACAGCTGGTCAATCCCTCTTTCTACCTCGCAACCAGCCCTGCTACCTCAGTTGCTCCAGGAACTAACGTAAACTCCGCTGCTCCTAATTCTTCAATGCTGCTGAATGCGGCCAACCAGATTATTGGTGACTCCCCGTCATCGGTTGAATTATTCGAATTCGATTCCTTGTTCGCGCATGAGACAATGGAGAAGGCAGGAATTCCACTTGGAGAAAACGATCAATTACCTTT GTTTTTGGACGGTCAGTCCCTAGGTGGATCAGCTGCCCCTACCGATACAGCACCCTATGTGGGACTGGAACAATTTTTCATACCTCAGGACGTTGACAATAGGTTAGTTGATCCATCCCTCCGGACTGAAGATCAACAAGGACAGGGCGGCAGTATGCCGATGGACGTTTGGTGGTAG